From Apus apus isolate bApuApu2 chromosome 13, bApuApu2.pri.cur, whole genome shotgun sequence, a single genomic window includes:
- the SMIM3 gene encoding small integral membrane protein 3, with amino-acid sequence MEQNMTLVRRNRRCFLPRMDLSDSAGSAALPKHILDIWVIVLIILATILVMTALVLCPATAVIIYRVRTHPTRNGIV; translated from the exons atGGAGCAGAACATGACACTGGTCAGGAGAAACCGGAGATGCTTTCTGCCCAG GATGGACCTCTCTGACTCTGCAGGTTCCGCCGCCCTGCCCAAGCACATCCTGGACATCTGGGTCATCGTCTTGATCATCCTGGCCACCATCCTGGTCATGACAGCCCTGGTGCTCTGCCCAGCCACTGCTGTCATCATCTACCGGGTACGGACTCACCCCACGCGCAACGGCATCGTGTGA